The Faecalibacterium sp. I3-3-89 sequence CACCAAGGGTGAGGAGTACACCACTCTGGTCGCCAAGGAGATGGGCTTCGACGGTCAGGCTTACGACGGCAAGACCATGATCCGCCACCGCGACAACGGCGGCGACATCGCCGACCTGAAGAAGCAGGCCATGGAAGAGCTGAGCGCCATCGGCGTCACCTTCCCCGTCCACTGCTACCACTACATCAAGAGCGGCGACACCACTGCTCTGGATACCGCCACCGTTCTGAAGCAGTGCTTCTCCGAGAGCTTCGGCGATGACTTCGTCGTGCTGGACATCGGCACCTACGTCTCTTCCCTCTACAAGGAAGTCCGTAACGTCCAGCTGCACTCCATCCTGCAGAACGGCTGGGGCGCTGACTTCGGCGATCCCGTCAACTTCCTCGGTCAGGAAGTCCTGAGCGACGACAACGCTTACTACGCTCAGACCACCTCTTGGATCGCAGCCGTCGAGGCCGACCCGAAGGATTACCAGAAGGATCTGCTGGCAGATTATCAGGAGTTCACCGATCTGGTCACTGAGGCAAAGGCTATTGTCACCGATACCGATGCACGCTATGCCGCATTCGCAAAGGCTGAGGCTTCCATGCTGAACAACGCACTGTGCATCCCCTGCCTGTACGAGGTTCTCTGGTGCCTGACCCATGTCAACGAGTACACCAAGATCAACGCCATGTACGGTCCCTGCAACTACAAGGCCGTCAACTGGGAGACCCGTCAGGGCGACGGCTACACCACCGAGGAGTACGAGGCTTTCTCCGCTGCATTCGATGCAGCAACCAAAGCCTGATGATTATTTTATAAAGGTTTGGTTATCATGTTAAAATACACCGTCAAGCGGCTGGCTCAGTCGCTCGTCACGATCTTATTGATCGCAACCATCGTCTTTCTGCTGATGCGCTGCCTGCCTACGGACTACTACTTCACGGAAGAACAGCTCATGAAGTTTACCGAAGAGCAGAAATACGCCGCACTGGAAGCCGCCGGTCTGACCGACCCCATCGGCACCCAGCTGCTGCACTTCTACAACGACCTGCTCCATCTGGACTTCGGCACGTCCCGCCGCATCCAGAACGGTGCCTCCGTCGTGAAGGTCATCGGCAAGAAGTTCGGCGTCTCCATGCGCCTCGGCCTGATCTCTGCCGGCATCTCGCTGGTGGTGGGCGTTCTGCTGGGCATCCTGCAGACCGCCTTCAAGGACAAGGTCTTTGACTGGATCGGCACTGCCTACACCGTTTTCGTCAACGCGGTGCCCTCTCTGGTCTCCTATTCGCTGGTGCTGGTGTTCGGCTCCAAGTATCTGGGCTTCCCCACGCTGTACTCGACCCGCAACGTCGGCCCGTCCAGCGTGCTGCCCATCGTCTGCCTGTCGCTGGCTTCCATCGCAGGCTATGCCCTGTGGACCCGCCGCTACATGGTGGATGAGCTGACCCGCGACTATATCAAGCTGGCCCGCGTCAAGGGCCTCAGCTCCAGCGAGATCATGTTCAAGCACGTCCTGCGCAACGCCATGGTCCCCATGGTGCAGTATATCCCCCAGTCCATCCTGCTGACGGTGGGCGGCTCTCTGCTGATGGAGCGGTTCTTCTCCGTCCCCGGCATGGGCCCCCTGCTGACCGACGCCATCCAGCGCTATGACCTGAACGTCGTGCAGACGCTGGTCATCCTCTACGCTGTACTGGGCATCGTGGGTGTTTTTATGGGCGACGTGCTGATGATGCTCGTTGACCCGCGCATTACTCTGACCGGAAAGGAGGCCGCACGCTGATGGCAAAAGCATCGGATTTTGAGGGCAAGAAGCAGGACGAACTGTTCTACTTCGTCGAGTACTCTCCGGAGGAAGCCGAGCGTGTCGGCTACTCCAACTACAGCTACTGGGGTTCTGTCGTCCAGAACTTCCTCAAGCACAAGGCTGCTGTCGTCTGCCTGTTCCTGTTCCTGTTCCTCGTGGTCTTCTCCTTCATCGCACTGGCCATCGGCAAGTACGATTATCAGACGCTGGTGACGGATTCCTCTCTGGCGTTCCAGAAGCCCAACGGTGAATACTGGTTCGGCACCGACAACCTCGGCCGCGACTACTGGTGTCAGGTGTGGTACGCCACGCAGGTGTCCATCCGTCTGGCCCTCATCGTCGCCGTGGGCGAGAGCATCCTCGGCGTCATCATCGGCCTGATCTGGGGCTATGTCCGTGAGCTGGACCGCTTCTTCACGGAGCTGTACAACCTCATCGACAATGTGCCCTACATCATCTACATGACCCTGATCGCACTGGTCGTCGGCCAGAGCTTCACCATCATGGCCGTCTCGATGATCGCCATCGGCTGGCTGGTCATGGCCCGCCGCGTTCGCAACATGGTGTTCATGTTCCGCGACCGCGAGTACAACCTCGCGTCCCGCTGCCTTGGCACC is a genomic window containing:
- a CDS encoding ABC transporter permease; protein product: MAKASDFEGKKQDELFYFVEYSPEEAERVGYSNYSYWGSVVQNFLKHKAAVVCLFLFLFLVVFSFIALAIGKYDYQTLVTDSSLAFQKPNGEYWFGTDNLGRDYWCQVWYATQVSIRLALIVAVGESILGVIIGLIWGYVRELDRFFTELYNLIDNVPYIIYMTLIALVVGQSFTIMAVSMIAIGWLVMARRVRNMVFMFRDREYNLASRCLGTPLWRVLTKNILPYLVSVIILRMALSIPATINLESTLSYLGIGLGIETPSLGLILSKVRGFFLDYPYLLVFPASIVSIISISFYIMGNAFSDAADPRNHV
- a CDS encoding ABC transporter permease — its product is MLKYTVKRLAQSLVTILLIATIVFLLMRCLPTDYYFTEEQLMKFTEEQKYAALEAAGLTDPIGTQLLHFYNDLLHLDFGTSRRIQNGASVVKVIGKKFGVSMRLGLISAGISLVVGVLLGILQTAFKDKVFDWIGTAYTVFVNAVPSLVSYSLVLVFGSKYLGFPTLYSTRNVGPSSVLPIVCLSLASIAGYALWTRRYMVDELTRDYIKLARVKGLSSSEIMFKHVLRNAMVPMVQYIPQSILLTVGGSLLMERFFSVPGMGPLLTDAIQRYDLNVVQTLVILYAVLGIVGVFMGDVLMMLVDPRITLTGKEAAR